Proteins encoded together in one Deinococcus reticulitermitis window:
- a CDS encoding response regulator — MPDILIVDDSISVRKALEITLRNHTLSSASAVSAEDALDVLGRAPSDYDLLMVDVIMPGLSGVELCEQLKADPRYAHLPVILMSGNVDDEVREQAQSVGASGLLKKPFRSEELIPMVQGVLADHRARQAEAGAPPVEAPQDEPLPAASMNMAALSALSDLLQTYEDHPRVRDVVILDRGGQPIKQTGHVLPENIQMFARFFTNTAGVLGKQMLGEDIRDVTIRYGNHEMVIHSLPENFVIVLMGAERPGLQA; from the coding sequence ATGCCTGACATTCTCATCGTCGACGACAGCATCAGCGTCCGCAAGGCGCTCGAAATCACCCTGCGCAACCACACCTTATCGAGCGCGAGCGCTGTGAGTGCCGAAGACGCCCTTGATGTCCTCGGGCGCGCGCCCAGCGACTATGACCTCCTCATGGTCGACGTGATCATGCCGGGGCTCAGCGGCGTCGAGCTGTGCGAGCAGCTCAAGGCCGATCCGCGCTACGCCCACCTCCCCGTGATCTTGATGAGCGGCAACGTCGACGACGAGGTGCGCGAGCAGGCCCAGAGCGTCGGGGCGAGCGGGCTGCTGAAAAAGCCCTTCCGCTCGGAAGAACTCATCCCGATGGTGCAGGGCGTGCTCGCAGACCACCGTGCCCGGCAAGCGGAGGCCGGCGCCCCACCTGTGGAAGCGCCGCAAGACGAACCGCTTCCCGCCGCGTCCATGAACATGGCAGCCCTGAGCGCCCTGAGCGACCTGCTGCAAACCTACGAGGACCACCCGCGCGTGCGCGACGTGGTGATTCTGGACCGAGGGGGCCAGCCGATCAAGCAGACCGGGCACGTCCTGCCCGAGAACATCCAGATGTTCGCGCGCTTTTTCACCAACACGGCGGGCGTCCTCGGCAAGCAGATGCTCGGCGAGGACATCCGCGACGTGACGATCCGTTACGGCAACCACGAGATGGTGATCCACAGCCTGCCCGAGAACTTCGTGATCGTGCTGATGGGCGCCGAGCGGCCTGGATTGCAAGCCTGA
- a CDS encoding alpha/beta fold hydrolase → MADIGGRLIAYDEVTPPEPRGTVLLLGGLGGTRLTWRGQLRAFGHRYRTLAPDHRDSGESDPADADYTTAEQADDAAAFLRAVGAVPAQVLGLSMGGFVALHLALRHPALVRSLVLVGTSAGGARHVRPDAAGLEALRPDFSLPHGERALRSARLMMRPGFLDGSPGVARAIAQGAEYAPPTPESYARQFRSTRTHDVTGELGRLSVPTLVVHGTADPVVRFANGEHLAGAIPGAQLVAYPGVGHLPHLEYAPDFNRDVLAFFDRHA, encoded by the coding sequence ATGGCGGACATCGGCGGGCGCCTCATCGCCTACGACGAGGTGACGCCGCCTGAGCCGCGCGGGACGGTGCTGCTGCTCGGTGGCCTCGGCGGCACCCGGCTCACCTGGCGCGGTCAGCTGCGGGCTTTCGGGCACCGCTACCGCACGCTCGCCCCCGACCACCGCGACTCGGGGGAGAGCGACCCGGCGGACGCCGACTACACCACCGCCGAGCAGGCGGACGACGCGGCGGCGTTCCTGCGGGCGGTGGGCGCCGTTCCCGCGCAGGTCCTCGGCCTGAGCATGGGCGGGTTCGTCGCGCTGCACCTCGCGCTGCGCCATCCGGCTCTCGTGCGCTCGCTCGTGCTCGTGGGGACCTCCGCCGGCGGCGCGCGGCACGTGCGGCCCGACGCGGCGGGGCTCGAAGCGCTGCGGCCCGACTTTTCCCTGCCGCACGGGGAGCGGGCGCTGCGCTCGGCCCGGCTGATGATGCGCCCCGGCTTTCTCGACGGGTCCCCGGGGGTGGCGCGGGCGATTGCCCAGGGCGCCGAGTACGCCCCGCCGACCCCGGAAAGTTACGCCCGGCAATTCCGCTCGACCCGCACGCACGACGTGACGGGCGAGCTGGGGCGGCTGAGCGTACCTACCCTCGTCGTCCACGGCACCGCCGACCCGGTGGTCCGGTTCGCCAACGGGGAGCACCTCGCCGGGGCGATTCCCGGCGCGCAGCTCGTCGCCTACCCCGGCGTCGGCCACCTGCCGCACCTCGAATACGCGCCGGACTTCAACCGCGACGTGCTCGCCTTTTTCGATCGGCACGCCTGA